The proteins below come from a single Diadema setosum chromosome 21, eeDiaSeto1, whole genome shotgun sequence genomic window:
- the LOC140244870 gene encoding uncharacterized protein, which produces MGSSGVVRLGCLLVFLSPLFTGGALGEAATTVNAMSCYGSNVTYGTEDVCDRIVQCPFFDDEASCGGLIEGIQLPREVPFNLTAYPKLVELDLSHNLLTAVTRDTFAGLASLTSLDLSYNRIVPLEHSSFAGSPNLTSIFLYKTSVTELSPRAFRGGEKATYLHFFDGNVSKIAVGAFEDLRMLEHLDMTNNSISELRKGMLTGLTSVSWISFSDNPLTYIEPGTFDNMTSVRYINLVNVQLNNLQPDTYRGLDSLEGLSTDDYRLCCLFEQAELCTTASSYFLDSCSRLMPNTVLRVALWLIGFGALVGNAIVLGLRARKDPSPRASTQGLFITNLAIADFLMGVYMITIASADTYYGDYFYLYAAKWRESWMCNLAGFLAVVSSETSVFMLAIITLDRFLCVVFPFGKVKFHSTSSRCGVAVVWMVSFALSIVPIILGSHLEGIYGRTNICIGLPLNLDETQSGELVFSHEKRVFEFVPFDEEKTTSWLYAIILFLGINLVVFILILIYYVIIFIFVQRSSKTASKYGKQSSASSRDVKLATRMAIIVMTDFFCWVPVIIMGILSQSRAVALPVSLYAWSVVFILPINASVNPYLYTFIAYRGRSRFHAATGTVKTVSLNITTPERHGNGKATTNN; this is translated from the exons CCGCGACAACTGTCAATGCAATGAGTTGTTATGGGAGCAATGTGACATATGGCACCGAAGACGTTTGTGACCGCATCGTCCAGTGTCCTTTCTTTGACGACGAGGCTTCGTGTG GGGGTCTAATCGAGGGCATACAATTACCACGCGAGGTTCCCTTTAACCTGACGGCGTACCCCAAGCTGGTAGAGTT GGATCTGTCTCATAACCTCCTTACTGCTGTCACCAGGGATACATTTGCTGGCTTGGCGAGTCTGACATCGCT GGACTTGTCGTACAATCGCATTGTGCCCTTAGAACATTCATCGTTTGCCGGGAGCCCGAACCTTACCTCGAT ATTCCTGTATAAGACATCTGTGACAGAGCTTTCGCCGAGAGCGTTCCGGGGAGGCGAAAAAGCAACGTACCT GCATTTCTTCGATGGTAATGTCTCCAAGATTGCTGTCGGGGCATTTGAGGATCTGCGCATGCTCGAACACCT GGATATGACCAATAATAGCATTTCTGAACTTCGGAAAGGAATGCTGACCGGCCTCACCAGCGTAAGTTGGAT atctTTCTCGGATAATCCCTTGACGTACATCGAACCTGGAACATTTGATAACATGACGAGTGTAAGATACAT aaatTTGGTGAATGTCCAGTTGAATAATCTGCAGCCAGACACATATAGAGGCCTGGACTCACTGGAGGGACT GTCCACGGATGACTACCGCCTGTGCTGCTTGTTTGAGCAAGCAGAGCTCTGCACTACGGCCTCCTCGTACTTCTTGGACTCGTGCTCCCGTCTCATGCCCAACACTGTTCTCAGAGTCGCACTGTGGCTCATCGGCTTCGGAGCACTGGTCGGCAACGCGATCGTCCTCGGCTTGCGAGCCCGCAAGGATCCCTCGCCGAGGGCCTCGACGCAGGGACTCTTTATCACCAATCTGGCCATCGCTGACTTCCTGATGGGCGTCTACATGATCACCATCGCCTCGGCCGACACATATTACGGCGACTACTTTTACCTCTACGCCGCGAAATGGCGGGAGTCGTGGATGTGCAATCTAGCCGGCTTCCTCGCCGTGGTGTCGAGCGAAACCTCCGTGTTCATGTTGGCGATCATCACGCTAGACAGGTTTCTTTGCGTCGTCTTTCCCTTCGGCAAGGTCAAGTTCCATTCCACTTCCTCCCGCTGTGGTGTAGCTGTGGTTTGGATGGTATCATTTGCACTCAGTATAGTGCCTATAATACTAGGTTCCCATCTCGAAGGAATATACGGTCGCACTAACATTTGCATAGGATTACCTCTTAATTTGGACGAAACCCAGTCGGGAGAACTTGTGTTTTCTCACGAAAAGCGAGTGTTTGAGTTTGTCCCGTTCGACGAGGAAAAGACAACGTCCTGGCTTTATGCTATCATCCTCTTTCTCGGTATCAATCTTGTCGTgttcatcctcatcctcatctaTTACGTAATCATCTTCATCTTCGTGCAGAGGTCCTCGAAGACCGCCTCGAAGTACGGGAAACAGTCGTCGGCGAGCAGTCGCGACGTCAAGCTGGCGACGCGCATGGCCATCATCGTCATGACGGACTTCTTTTGCTGGGTGCCCGTCATCATCATGGGCATCTTATCCCAGTCCAGAGCGGTGGCACTTCCTGTGTCCCTCTACGCGTGGAGCGTCGTTTTCATCTTGCCAATCAACGCCTCGGTGAATCCTTACCTCTACACCTTCATCGCCTATAGAGGGCGCTCACGATTTCACGCGGCCACAGGCACAGTCAAAACTGTATCACTTAACATAACAACACCGGAACGCCATGGCAACGGGAAAGCAACAActaataattga